In Musa acuminata AAA Group cultivar baxijiao chromosome BXJ2-8, Cavendish_Baxijiao_AAA, whole genome shotgun sequence, one genomic interval encodes:
- the LOC135618553 gene encoding WRKY transcription factor 55-like: MFLCLADSEPKQTPMDEVLSQVFGACRLAGELESSLRLSNAAADAHFLLSSCEHIVDAFNKAIDGVRMLTGEGRMRPFELPPIPAAEDDEHPFFEMADFSESPQLSLEVQPSAAAHSEAFAGGGEAQVAVGGASSRGRSSRKRKEGYVTKKVPVLRTGNMEVPPDDGYTWRKYGQKDILNSRFPRSYYRCTHKNYYGCEAKKQVQRLDADPYTLEVTYCGSHTCKTSPTPIMIPSLAHSPIGKDEKDDRTCHGHPQAAPTTTRSTSIQLGNWFEGSSRQEGQTQGGRDVDYCPVAEFADAMFSSGSSGSIMDAIYLPRQGN; encoded by the exons ATGTTCTTGTGCCTCGCCGACTCAGAACCAAAGCAAACGCCCATGGACGAGGTCTTGTCTCAAGTCTTCGGCGCATGCAGGCTAGCTGGAGAACTGGAGAGCAGCCTCCGCCTCTCCAACGCCGCGGCCGATGCCCATTTCCTGTTGAGCTCTTGCGAGCACATCGTCGACGCCTTCAACAAAGCCATCGATGGTGTTCGGATGCTCACGGGAGAAGGGCGCATGCGACCGTTCGAGCTTCCCCCAATACCGGCTGCGGAAGACGACGAGCACCCGTTCTTTGAGATGGCCGATTTCTCGGAATCGCCGCAACTGTCTCTGGAAGTCCAGCCGTCGGCGGCCGCTCATTCCGAGGCATTTGCAGGCGGGGGAGAGGCTCAAGTTGCGGTGGGTGGCGCATCATCCCGCGGGAGATCTTCGAGGAAGAG GAAGGAAGGCTATGTGACGAAGAAGGTTCCTGTTCTTCGAACAGGGAACATGGAGGTTCCCCCTGACGATGGGTACACGTGGAGGAAGTACGGTCAGAAAGACATACTCAATTCCAGGTTTCCAAG GAGCTACTATCGCTGCACCCACAAGAACTACTACGGCTGCGAGGCAAAGAAGCAGGTTCAAAGGCTGGACGCCGATCCATATACATTGGAAGTCACCTACTGTGGCAGTCACACCTGCAAGACATCTCCGACTCCGATCATGATCCCCTCCTTGGCACACAGCCCCATCGGCAAGGATGAGAAGGACGACAGGACTTGCCATGGCCACCCACAAGCTGCGCCCACAACAACGCGATCTACTTCGATCCAACTGGGTAACTGGTTCGAGGGCAGCAGCAGACAAGAAGGGCAGACGCAGGGTGGCCGAGATGTGGATTATTGCCCCGTTGCGGAATTCGCTGATGCCATGTTTAGCTCAGGGAGCAGTGGCAGCATCATGGATGCCATATACTTGCCGAGGCAGGGGAATTAG
- the LOC135618552 gene encoding uncharacterized protein LOC135618552 has translation MAPEMRPRRCPDLVHLGVLLGFLLLCYRAGASIHEYSNGAFTPRSNSFFFHGGSEGLYASAVVNITAPSSDGDSFIQFESVTFRRTKESASKHSDMQQNTGLVEAIIVEIQDRDKIGGRYLNTNAICCNRELNDQNLCKVGEVIIRPTQDNSDWPKRIQTFFEGSSEETTMMTQTIPIRKPGMYYLYFMFCDPLLIGMVIKGRTVWRNPYGYLPGKMAPLMTFYGFMSLAYLLLGLIWFLQFVRHWRHTLQLHYHITAVIALGMCEMAFWYFEYANFNSTGTRPMGVTIWAVTFTAVKKTVSRLLLLVVSMGFGVVRPTLGGITSKVAVLGAVYFVASVALELVEHLGNINDFAGKARLFLVLPVALLDATFIVWIFSSLSKTLEKLQVRRSIAKLELYRKFTNTLAVSILLSLLWIGYELYFNATDPLSELWQRAWFVSAFWNVLSYVLLGIICILWAPSHNPTGFAYSEDTNDDFDDEGVSLTGSGARGIGDNLSKLERKERKNMDHVFGIGNDIEEDKRE, from the exons ATGGCCCCAGAGATGCGTCCTCGTCGCTGTCCCGATCTGGTCCATCTAGGGGTTTTGCTAGGATTTCTTCTCCTGTGTTATCGCGCCGGGGCTTCGATCCATGAGTACTCCAATGGCGCATTCACTCCCCGCTCCAATTCCTTCTTCTTCCACGGCGGCAGCGAGGGCCTCTATGCCTCCGCCGTGGTCAACATCACCGCCCCCTCCTCCGACGGCGATTCTTTCATCCa GTTTGAATCTGTCACCTTCAGACGCACAAAAGAATCAGCATCGAAGCATAGTGATATGCAACAAAATACTGGGTTAGTAGAAGCTATAATAGTTGAAATCCAAGACAGGGATAAGATTGGTGGTAGATACCTAAACACCAATGCTATATGCTGCAATCGTGAACTCAATGATCAGAATCTCTGTAAAGTTGGGGAAGTAATCATTCGTCCAACTCAGGATAACTCAGATTGGCCAAAACGCATTCAGACATTTTTTGAGGGTAGTAGTGAAGAAACAACTATGATGACTCAGACTATTCCTATAAGAAAACCTGGAATGTATTAcctttattttatgttttgtgATCCACTACTTATAGGAATGGTAATTAAAGGTCGAACTGTTTGGAGAAATCCATACGGCTATCTTCCTGGAAAAATGGCACCTTTAATGACATTCTATGGATTCATGTCATTGGCATATCTTTTACTTGGTCTCATCTGGTTTCTACAATTTGTGCGACATTGGAGGCATACATTGCAGCTTCACTATCATATCACAGCTGTAATAGCTCTAGGcatgtgtgaaatggctttttGGTATTTCGAATATGCAAATTTTAATTCCACTGGAACTAGACCTATGGGCGTAACCATTTGGGCAGTCACTTTCACTGCTGTAAAAAAGACTGTTTCTCGGCTTCTGCTTTTGGTAGTTTCAATGGGCTTTGGTGTTGTTCGACCAACATTGGGTGGGATAACTTCAAAAGTTGCTGTTCTTGGTGCGGTGTATTTTGTTGCCTCAGTAGCTCTGGAACTTGTTGAGCATTTGGGAAACATCAATGACTTTGCTGGAAAGGCAAGATTGTTCCTGGTGCTGCCTGTTGCACTTTTGgatgcaactttcattgtttggaTATTTTCATCATTGTCAAAAACTCTAGAAAAGCTTCAG GTAAGGAGAAGTATAGCAAAACTGGAGCTATATCGCAAGTTTACCAACACTCTTGCTGTTTCTATTCTTCTTTCACTTCTCTGGATTGGCTATGAg TTGTATTTCAATGCAACTGATCCCCTAAGTGAACTTTGGCAAAGGGCTTGGTTTGTCTCTGCATTCTGGAATGTCCTGTCATACGTACTCCTTGGAATTATCTGCATCCTATGGGCTCCATCTCATAATCCAACTGG TTTTGCATATTCGGAGGACACAAACGACGACTTTGATGACGAGGGAGTTTCCCTTACTGGAAGTGGTGCCAGGGGAATTGGTGATAATTTGAGCAAACTGGagagaaaggaaaggaagaataTGGATCATGTATTTGGGATTGGAAATGATATCGAGGAGGATAAGCGGGAGTAG